The following DNA comes from Coleofasciculus sp. FACHB-1120.
TTGATCCAAATTTGGGCATGAGCGCGCAACTTTGCACTCAACTTATACCGCGACAAGGGTTTTCAGAATATTGCTCAAGCCCAACGACGTGCTGGCTTTAGTCTTAACACGCTCAAAGACTTATTCAGAATGAAATAACCCTGTAACTTGACTGCACCATCATAAGGCGTTAACGAAACAGCCATATTCATCCCTAAAGCACCCATTCGCTGATTAGGACCGCTGACTTTTTTTTGTTTCTTTTTTCTTTTTGTTGTTGAAGTATCCTCCTCTGTTTCAGCAGACTCTAATAAAGCAAACCCAAAAACATCATTATCATAAAATTGGTTTGGATCAAAATCTTCACTTTTTAATCGATTAATATTCTCGTCCTCATCCCAAACCCGATTAACTAAATAACCTTGCTTTTGAAGATAAAAACGTAACGCCCAACGAATCGCCCTTGAACCTACAAAAGAATGAATATTACCATTCCAATAGCCTTTTTACAAAGTAGTCTTATTTCCTCGTCCAATGTCATGACTTAAGGATGCTAAACCATAACGAGTCAGGACCGTTCCGTAAAGGTAATAATTGGGGACATTATTGTTATTCTTCTTCTGACTCATCATTCATTTCTCCTAGTTTTTGATTGTTTGGGAATGAACTATCATCCCCATTTGCGGGGTTATCTTTAGGTTTATAACTGGCAGTCGCTAACAATGACCAAATTTTTAGTTTTTGCAAAGGTAATTTTTTAATTAGTAGTAAAATCTCTTCTTGATGCTCATTAAAATACTTATTTAATCCTCCTCTTACTAAAAAATCGGGCAAATATTCCTGAAACGACAATTCATCATAACAATAGTTTATCTCTGCCCTTAATCGTTCAACTTTCTTCTTAATTGGAGACTCTTTTCCTTCCTCTGTTTTGGCATAAATTTTAGCAAAATTGCCCTTCATAGCTTGCTGAAATACCTTAACAAAAATAAGATACTGCTTGTCTTCTTCACTCTTTTCTGCCATTATTGTGAATCCTTCTCGATTGAAAAATAACTGGTTAAATAAATATCCTTTTGAATCCTCTATCACCAATTTTTCCCAAAAATTAGACCACCAATGGATTCCTTTTACTAAATTATCAGCAATTAGGGAGCGAATCGAATTCACCTTAATAAAAATTTGCTTAGGTTTAATCTTCTGATAATTAGGGTGAAAGTATTTTTGTAAGTGTTGATAAGTGATTAAAGTATTCCGATCAATTTTAATTTCTTCTATACTCATTAATGTCCTTTGACGAGAAGTTTGATTCATTTTTTCATATAACCAAACTTGACAAGCTTGATAGTAGTCTCCTTCAGGCTGAATATCGTCTAAGCTGTAATAAAGTAATCCTGCTTCACCAAGGCTACTAACATGAAGCTGTTTAGCTTCTAATTGCTGTAATCGCCATCTTCTTTGAGAAGCATCTTCAAAATCCTTGATTTCTGGGATCACCACTAGGTAGCGATGGGGTTTCTTTTCCTTCAAGTCTTCTGATGGAATATGAAGTAAGCAATAATGGCAAACTACTGGTACAAATAATAATGCTAAGGCGTATTCAGGTTTCTCTTCCAGTTTTGTAGTATTCTGCGTCCTAGCATGGCGAACAATTCCCCCTAAATACAACCAACTGGTTATTTGAACATAATCATGTCTAAGTTGTTGGGTATGTGCTTCACATAACTTCTCTGCAAAAGTTTGATGTGCGTACCAATTTAGGGATTTGTATTGATACTCAACTTTTTTTCTTCAACCTTTAGTTCAGTGTTAACTATCTCTCCCGCTTGATAAAACTGATTATGACACAGAAAAACAGCGCATATTCCCTCATGAATATGGATTTTCTGCCTTAAATATATTCCATCATTGTCTAATCCTGTTAAATTAATTAAACCTGTATCATCTAATTGAAAAGACTCCTTAATTAACCAAGATAGGGCGATAAAATCACTTCCTTGCCAGAATAATTCAATCGTATCAGCAGTCAAAAACCATGATATGCGCCCTCCACGTTGATGAGATGAGGGATATTGCTTTTCTAATCGCTTTAAAGTCATGTAAAGTCCCGTCATTCCAGCGCAGTGAATTATTGTCGTATCCGCAGCTTCGAGAGATAGGGAAATTTTGGGTTGGGTAGTAACCACGATCAGGTTTCCTCTTCTTCCTTGCTGCGAGTCGCTGGAACAAATATTCCACACATCATCTTTCGTTTCCCGCCAATGCCCTGTTCTTGCAACGTTAAGGAATCTTCTGGATTGAGTTCGCTGATTTTTACGCCAAATCCTCTAACTTTAAACTGTTTCCCTTCTTTATTGATGGTTAATTGCCTTCGTTGAGGTGTTCCATCTTGTCGGGTAAGAAGTTCAATTTTCCCTTGTATTTCTAAATTATCCAGTTGCCGTTGAACAGCTTCAATAAAGTTAGTAGGGTCTTGAAACCCTTTAATTATCACTAATCTGGAATAAACGCTTTCTGAAGAAGTTAACAGTTTGTAGTCGGGAATATTTAGTTGATAAGAATGTTGACCTAGTTGAAAAGCTTGACCAGCTAAATAAGGATAAATCAAAGGAATTTGTTGATGATGAATCCGAATTTTTAGACGAGATTGAGCAGTGAGTTCAAGGAAATTTTTGCTCGTCGGTATTCCGGCAATTGGATGAATTCCAATAGAGTCTAGTTCATGAAGGGGAGGACAAATACGGGACAAAGCAGAATAGATAGGATAACCATTATCAAGAGGGATAGGTGAGCCTCTTAGTTTAAACGTTAGGTCTACATATTCCTCACTTTGAATTAATATGGCTGCCATAGATGGAAATTTTGAGACAAATTTAAAGATTTTAGAGGTTATTTAATACATCAACATCCTCTTGTGCAAAATTGCCCTCATTGCCATCGCAAACTACTTTGGCTAGACTGGCAATCTAATTAAGGCTATTGTTCGCAATGTTCTCACTGGTTAGGAGGAGCTTCTAATACTCCAGTAGTTACTCAGAACATCTTGAGAGCCGAAAGTCTCTATCCCATACCAGCATGAACCGCTTCTGCTCCATTTTAAAAAATCCAGCGCTTTCCTGCTTTCTATGCTTGATTGGACTCACGGCAAGCTTATCCTTCTAATTTGGACTGACGGCAGGCTTATGCTTCCAAGTCGTCAATTTCATCCAGAATTAGCTGACGCAAGAATGAGGGTTATAGTGTCGTTGACGGCAAAATTATGGTTCCAGTAGCGACAAAGTTATGGGTAAAGTCACAGAGAACTCAAGCTACAGCCAGATTGCCGCTTTTATTGGGGACAACTCTCGTCGATCTGAGCAGCATGATCTGTTACGAGCTGGGTTGAGATAACTTCGAGGGGTTGTCGATGCAGTTATAGTTTCCCGTCCCGGAAGTATGACGACGTAGTCTTCCCTTTATGTTGCCTGAGTTCGCGATAAGCTGAAACCCTTATTCTGCCGTTGCCTATTCTGGCACTCCGGCAACGTATTTAGGATGTTTTAGCCGTTTTAGAAGGCTCCAGTGGTCTTAACCTGAACTGACATTAGAAATAGGTTTTTCTGTTCGATAAGAAGTACTAAGAGAATGTCAAGACTTATAGGGAAAACTGATAGATATATTTTGTACTTTTGGCAAGGAAATGGTCGAGATTTGAACTTTCGGCAGGTACATACCTGAATTGAGCAGAAAACGAGTGCCATCGCCTAACGAGAGAATAAGCATTTCAGCTTGGACTTTGGCAAAGGGATGCCTTATTCAGTGGCAGAAGCTTGGCTGAATTCACACGATTTGTACCTTATAGCAATCATTTGTCGGAACGGCAGGATGGTGTCTTAATTCCAAAGCGGCAAAGAGTTGCCATAATATTAGTCGCTTCAGGTTCAGAACGGCAGTTAAAACAATGATTCTAAGGAACAGGGCAGGATTCTTCATGGCTTTGGCCCACTGTCTGTGTTTGTTGAACCCTCTAGTTGTATAGATATCCGCTCACGGCCAGTTTGAACTGCTTGATGCAATTTGGCTTCTAGAATAGGTTGAGGCGGTAATTCCGTTAAGTACTCAGCAACACGAATCTCGCCTTGATCCATCTGCAACAACTCAATCTGTTCTTGGTCTTTCTCACTGCATAGAATGAGACCAATCGGTGACTCTTCCCATGTTTTACGTTCGTATTTGTCTAGCCACCGCAGATAAAGCTCCATTTGCCCCTTGTAGGCTGCGCTGAAGCGACCGAGTTTAAGTTCAACTGCCACCAATCGACGCAAGCTACGGTGGAAAAAAAGCAGATCCAGGTAAAAATCTTCTTTGCCGATAGTCAAACGTTTCTGACGGGCAACAAAGGTAAAGTCAGTTCCTAACTCTAACA
Coding sequences within:
- the cas8a1 gene encoding type I-MYXAN CRISPR-associated Cas8a1/Cmx1, with the translated sequence MVTTQPKISLSLEAADTTIIHCAGMTGLYMTLKRLEKQYPSSHQRGGRISWFLTADTIELFWQGSDFIALSWLIKESFQLDDTGLINLTGLDNDGIYLRQKIHIHEGICAVFLCHNQFYQAGEIVNTELKVEEKKLSINTNP
- the cas8a1 gene encoding CRISPR-associated protein Cas8a1/Csx13 — translated: MSIEEIKIDRNTLITYQHLQKYFHPNYQKIKPKQIFIKVNSIRSLIADNLVKGIHWWSNFWEKLVIEDSKGYLFNQLFFNREGFTIMAEKSEEDKQYLIFVKVFQQAMKGNFAKIYAKTEEGKESPIKKKVERLRAEINYCYDELSFQEYLPDFLVRGGLNKYFNEHQEEILLLIKKLPLQKLKIWSLLATASYKPKDNPANGDDSSFPNNQKLGEMNDESEEE
- the cas6 gene encoding type I-MYXAN CRISPR-associated protein Cas6/Cmx6, which encodes MAAILIQSEEYVDLTFKLRGSPIPLDNGYPIYSALSRICPPLHELDSIGIHPIAGIPTSKNFLELTAQSRLKIRIHHQQIPLIYPYLAGQAFQLGQHSYQLNIPDYKLLTSSESVYSRLVIIKGFQDPTNFIEAVQRQLDNLEIQGKIELLTRQDGTPQRRQLTINKEGKQFKVRGFGVKISELNPEDSLTLQEQGIGGKRKMMCGIFVPATRSKEEEET